DNA sequence from the Trichocoleus desertorum ATA4-8-CV12 genome:
ATCGAGCTGATTTCCCTCAAAAATAGTTGGGGATCAAGGGAAAGGATAACCAATCGAATTTAAACAGCTCCAATATTCGAGTAAAGTCAGGGGTCGTCAGTCACTTTTTGAGCTTAAAAAGTCAACCATTTGACAGGTGCAACGTACCTTAAGGCAATCTACAACCTGGGCTATTCCAAGTCCCGAATCAGGCCAAAAGCTATGAAATGAGTGGTTCGCCCATACTTAGTGATACCCAGATGCAGGGCTCAATTCACTAGCTACACGATTCATCAGTTGGATTCACCCATTGCAAGAGTGACGAGTTACCCCCGCCATTGTTGCGCGGCGCAGAGGGCACAAACAGACCAGCGCTGCAACTCGCCGGGTGGGGTCGGACAGTGGCAACGGGGGCAAGCGGGTAAATGTTGCGATCGCTGTTGCACTAACGCCGACCAAGCCTGAAACGCGGTTTGAGGGTCTTTTGGCGCTGCTACCTGTGGCAGTGATGGATTGAGCGCCTGAGGGCTAGCTACATGGCTAGGATGGTCTTGCCAAGGGTTGGCTTCTGACTCAGGGGCAGCAGCAGAATTTTCTCTCCGGCTACTGTGCCATTGAGCGGTAGAAAAACGAATGTCAGTGAGTTCGATGGTTAGCCGAGTATTGAGCTTTTCTAGGATTCGTTGCCGCTCAAAAATCAAGTTTTGGGCCCAGGCAGGGCTAGAAGTGGCTACTTTTAACACGCCCCGCTGAATTGCCACTGGTTTTGTCTGGCTGGCAACCGCTAGCCCTACGACTTCTGGCCAATAAGCCAACAAGCGCTTGAACTGCTGTCGCTCTTGCCATCCCCCTTGATTTTCGAAGCTGCCTAAAACATGATGAAGGGATTCAAAAGCCATGCTGCCAATCTCGGTAAGAAATCGTATACCCTTTTTCTAAAGGTTCTCTACTTTAGGATCGAAATCAACAGCAGTACTATACGATGCATCTACTAATTCACCCTGACACCTAAGCTAGTTGTGTGTGATTTAGTGGTGATCGATAGGGCTAGCTAGAGCTAGCTTGCGTCTGAGACAAGATTAGAGCTAGGCTTTGACCAAACCAGTCCAGGGTGGATTGCACAGGTTTATGAATGCAATGAATGTCATGAGTTGAGGGACGCCCCCTTGAAAAATTTGCGGTTAGTCAAGATGGTAGGAATCCTGTAATGAGTCAACGCCCCTCGGTTGAATCCCCAAATCAATCCCAGCAAAACAAATCCTTACATTCTGTGTTGCAAACGGCCTTAGGCAGTTTAGATGTGCACCTAGAAGAGGAGTTGGTGCGCTATCGGCGTCAGCGAACAGGTCGCTCTGTACCGCCGCCTCGGGGTCTAGGTCGCCAGCAAGCTCGAAAGACCTTGGACTTGATTTCTGTGGGCGCGGTAGGGGGTAGAACTCAGCCTCAGCCGATGAATTCGGGAGTTTCCACCAGTACTGATACCGCTACTGCTAACCCATCTACTACAACACCCATTGCACCACCTGTTGAACCTACCTGGTCACCTAGTCAGGAACCACGCTCGGAATCATCTTTTACTTCTGCTCGTACCCATCCTGCTTCCCAGCTAGCAGTTCTACCTCGTGTCCAAGAACCAGAAGCACCAGCAGTACCTCCTTCGGAAACCCACAACTCTGAAGCTAACCCCTTGATCAGCTTGGCTAGCACTCGAATGCCGCCAGATGATTACTTGGAGTCTTCAGAAGAACTGTTACGCAGTTTAGCCGAAGAAGAAGCCGTCGCCAGAGTTGAGCGGGGCTTTATGCAAAACCTACTCACTCCACTAGGTTTGGGCTTAATGCTGCTACTTTTACTATCTAGCGCGACCTTAGGCTATCTGTTGATGAATCCTTTGGGGCCACGCCAAGGGGCAGGGCGATCGCCTAATACTGCACCATCCACTACAACTACTAATTCTACGAGTGGCAACTCCAATCGCTCAGAAGCAGTGGGTCTGCCAAATTCACCGAACTTAGCCTCTAAAGAATTTGTCGATTTGAACCTGGGTAGCTTGAGCACGCTTAAGGCTAATTCGGGTACAGGCAAGACTACAGCCACTCCTGGTAAATCTGTAGCGGTGCCTAAGGTGACAGCGGTACCGAACACCAGTAAGGCGGTAAGTGGGGCTAGAGCCACGACAACTGCTCCTCAAACAAATTCATCTCGTGCTGCGGCTCCCTATGTCGTGCAGCCTGTAGCACCGCCTCTGTCGATCGCACCTGCACCCCCTCCCGCCGCAATCTACAACCAACCTGCTTATAACCCACCTGCCGCTGAGCCACCCGTTGAACGATATAGGCCTGAGCCTGCACCTGCTCCAGAACCTCCTAGAGTAGAACCTGCCCCTGTAGTGGCCGCCCCAGAGCCGCCTGCACCTCACTCACGAGCCGCTGAACCAGAAGCCGAAAGTGCTGCTAACCCCGCTCCAGCAGCTAATAGCGCCTACGACTACAAGGTGGTGACTGAGTACAGTGGGGATGCCACGCTAGAAGAAGCTCAGAAGGCAATTCCGGATGCTTATGTACGAAACTTCTCGGATGGTGCCCGCATTCAGTTAGGAGCCTTTGATGAAGCTGGCAAAGCAGAAGCCTTAGCAGAAGAACTAGAAAAACAAGGAATTCCTGCCAAGGTCGAACAGCACTAATTTCCTGCTTTCGGTTCGCTTAGGAACTAAAAAGGTACGATACCATTGAGGTTAATGTTCCGCTGGAACCGTTAAAAACTGCATTTTTGTGGTTGATACATTAGCGGCCTACCAAGCTTGTTGTAGCAACGTGGACGGAGATCTGTATGGGCTTATTGGACCGCATTGGGCGGGTAATTCGAGCCAACATCAACAGCTTGGTTGGGCAAGCAGAAGATCCAGAAAAGATTCTGGAGCAAACGGTCTTGGACATGCAGGAAGACCTGATTCATCTGCGACAAGCTGTTGCTCAGGCGATCGCCACTCAGAAGCGGACGGAACGACAATGTGCCCAAGCTCAATCCACCTCTAATGAGTGGTATCAACGAGCGCAACTCGCTTTGCAAAAAGGGGACGATCACTTAGCACGGGAAGCCTTGACTCGTCGTAAGTCGTATCAAGAAACTGCTGAAGCTTTGCGATCGCAGCTAGACCAGCAAAGTGGCGTTGTCACCAAGCTAAAGCAAAATATGTTGGCCTTGGAAAGCAAGATTTCTGAGGCCAAAACCAAGAAAGACCTGTACATTGCCCGGGCTCGCTCTGCAAAAGCGTCCCAGCAAATTAATGACATGCTCGGTCGCGTGGGAACGGGTAGCGCCATGTCTGCGTTTGAGCGCATGGAAGAGAAAGTATTGCAACTAGAAGCACAGTCAGAGGCGATCGCGGAACTAGGCACAGATGATCTAGAAAAGAAGTTTGCTTCCCTAGAAGGGGGTGACACGGTAGATGAAGAGTTGGCTGCAATGAAGGCACAACTGCTCAGCGGTACCGAGAACACTGCCAAACTGCCACCCTCTCAGTCCCAGTCCCAGTCATCCAGCGCTTAATCGATTACAATAGCCACTCTGACGCTTAATTACTTACTAAAGGGTTTTCTATGCCGCCTCGTTGGCCTCGTCAACCAGACCGCCGCGATCCTGCCTATCGCCGTCTTGACGACCGGATGAATTTTGCAGTCCATGTGGGACTTTTTGCTGCCAGCAATTCTGGCATGTGGTTTGTCCGCACCCTAGAAGCTGAAACTTGGCCTTGGTCTAAGTGGGTCACTGGAGCTTGGGCTGTAGGACTGTTAGTACACTTAATTTATATTTCTGCGATCGCGGATTACTCTGGCTACAATCCTCAGTTTTCTACCGGAACTGCTGAGCCTAAAAAAACGAGTGCAAAATCGACCAAACCATAGAGCAACGTTCTTGCAGGTTGGGTTGATTAGAATGGAGGCAGAATCTGGCTAAATTAGCTGGTTTAGCCTCCATTTTGCATTTAGGAAATGACTATCATGGCAAAAACCAATACAACCGAGCTTTTAGAAGCCCTTGCCGCTGATATTGGCGAAAACATCTATATGGACATCGCCAAGTGGCACCTTTACTTAGGCGATGCTCACCTCAGCACACCTCTGGCAGAGCAGCTCTATCCCTTGCTGACCTCAAACTCAGCAGATGAAAACCGAGTGCAGCAAGTCCTTAGCAGCATGCCAGTCAAACTGGGGGGCGGTCGTCGTGAAGTACCCCTGCTAGATCTTTTGCCCATGCAGTGCCAAGTCACACTGATGGATGTCATAGAGAAGTATCAGGATCAACTGTAAGACTAGATTCTCTACATGATGCCTAACGACTGAAGTCGCGGCTACAAGAACCAAGACCGCCTGCGCGGCTTCATTGCTTGAGTTTATAGGCTGCGGCGGCAGGCTTGGCTTTGATAGCCCCAGGCTTTAGCTTGCGGGACTTTAACCATTCGTGTAGGAGATTTGCTAAAAATAAAGGGCACCCAGCGTGCCCTCTGTGGTTTGTTAGTATCTGGTTCGTTAACGTCTCAGCAGGCGCTGGCGAATGCGATCGACAAATAAATCAACTTCTGGCAACCGTAACTGAGTTGCAAAT
Encoded proteins:
- a CDS encoding DUF721 domain-containing protein, with amino-acid sequence MAFESLHHVLGSFENQGGWQERQQFKRLLAYWPEVVGLAVASQTKPVAIQRGVLKVATSSPAWAQNLIFERQRILEKLNTRLTIELTDIRFSTAQWHSSRRENSAAAPESEANPWQDHPSHVASPQALNPSLPQVAAPKDPQTAFQAWSALVQQRSQHLPACPRCHCPTPPGELQRWSVCALCAAQQWRG
- a CDS encoding 2TM domain-containing protein — translated: MPPRWPRQPDRRDPAYRRLDDRMNFAVHVGLFAASNSGMWFVRTLEAETWPWSKWVTGAWAVGLLVHLIYISAIADYSGYNPQFSTGTAEPKKTSAKSTKP
- a CDS encoding DUF3181 family protein; protein product: MAKTNTTELLEALAADIGENIYMDIAKWHLYLGDAHLSTPLAEQLYPLLTSNSADENRVQQVLSSMPVKLGGGRREVPLLDLLPMQCQVTLMDVIEKYQDQL
- a CDS encoding PspA/IM30 family protein, giving the protein MGLLDRIGRVIRANINSLVGQAEDPEKILEQTVLDMQEDLIHLRQAVAQAIATQKRTERQCAQAQSTSNEWYQRAQLALQKGDDHLAREALTRRKSYQETAEALRSQLDQQSGVVTKLKQNMLALESKISEAKTKKDLYIARARSAKASQQINDMLGRVGTGSAMSAFERMEEKVLQLEAQSEAIAELGTDDLEKKFASLEGGDTVDEELAAMKAQLLSGTENTAKLPPSQSQSQSSSA